One Camelus ferus isolate YT-003-E chromosome 21, BCGSAC_Cfer_1.0, whole genome shotgun sequence genomic region harbors:
- the LOC102522109 gene encoding olfactory receptor 6P1, which yields MRNLSGDHIAEFVLVGFPTSPPIQLLLFALFLAIYLLTLLENALIISTIWLTPSLHRPMYFFLGHLSVLELWYINVTVPRLLGAFLILDSRVSFVGCMTQLYFFIALACTECVLLAVMAYDRYLAICEPLRYPSLMPSSMATRLAASSWGSGFFSSMMKLLFISRLSYCGPNIINHFFCDISPLLNLTCSDKEQAELVDFLLALVMILLPLLVVVSSYAAIIAAILRIPTAQGRHKAFSTCASHLAVVVIYYSSTLFTYARPRAMYTFNHNKVISVLYTVIVPFLNPAIYFLRNKEVKDALRKTVLARCHCPRSVPD from the coding sequence ATGAGAAATTTGAGTGGAGACCACATAGCGGAGTTTGTTTTGGTGGGCTTCCCTACCTCTCCACCCATCCAGCTGCTCCTCTTTGCCCTCttccttgcaatttatttgttgacGTTATTGGAGAATGCACTCATCATTTCCACCATCTGGCTCACTCCAAGCCTTCATCGCCCAATGTACTTTTTCCTTGGCCATCTCTCCGTCCTGGAGCTATGGTACATCAATGTCACAGTTCCCCGACTCTTGGGAGCATTTCTTATCCTGGACAGTAGAGTCTCCTTTGTAGGTTGCATGACTCAACTCTATTTCTTCATTGCCTTAGCCTGCACCGAATGTGTCCTGTTAGCCGTCATGGCATATGACCGCTACCTGGCCATCTGTGAACCCCTTCGTTATCCTAGTCTCATGCCTTCCAGCATGGCCACTCGCCTTGCTGCATCCTCTTGGGGCAGTGGCTTCTTCAGCTCCATGATGaagcttcttttcatttcccGACTGTCCTACTGTGGACCTAACATCATCAACCACTTTTTCTGTGATATTTCCCCACTGCTTAACCTCACCTGCTCTGACAAGGAACAAGCAGAGCTGGTAGACTTCCTCTTGGCCCTGGTGATGATTCTCCTCCCTCTGTTAGTTGTGGTTTCATCGTATGCTGCCATAATTGCAGCCATCCTGAGGATTCCTACTGCCCAGGGACGCCACAAAGCCTTCTCCACGTGCGCCTCTCACCTGGCAGTGGTTGTGATCTACTACTCTTCCACGCTCTTTACCTATGCACGGCCCCGGGCCATGTACACCTTCAACCACAACAAGGTCATCTCCGTGCTCTATACTGTCATTGTACCATTCCTCAATCCAGCCATCTACTTCCTGAGGAACAAGGAGGTGAAGGACGCCCTCAGGAAGACAGTGCTGGCTAGATGCCATTGTCCCAGGAGTGTCCCAGATTGA
- the LOC102506275 gene encoding olfactory receptor 6Y1 produces MLTMVLEGDNHTVTTHFILLGFPTPPAFQLLLFFLFLATYLLTLLENFLIILAIRSDGQLHKPMYFFLSNLSFLEMWYVTVISPRMLGDFLSHSKTISFNGCMTQLYFFVTFVCTEYILLAVMAFDRYVAICNPLRYPVIMTNQLCGTLAGGCWFCGLITAMIKMVFIARLHYCGTPYINHYFCDISPLLNVSCEDSSRAELVDFFLALMVIAVPLCVVVASYTTILTTILRIPSAQGRQKAFSTCASHLTVVILFYSTTLFTYTRPKLMYAYSSNKLVSVLYTVIVPLLNPIIYCLRNREVKAALKKTILCKRRGPREDGAWVN; encoded by the coding sequence ATGCTCACCATGGTTCTGGAAGGAGATAACCATACAGTGACAACACATTTCATTCTTCTGGGATTTCCAACACCGCCAGCCTTTCAGCtgctcctcttctttcttttcctggcaaCCTACCTGCTCACCCTTCTGGAGAACTTTCTAATCATCCTAGCCATTCGCAGTGACGGGCAGTTACACAagcccatgtacttcttcctgagCAACCTCTCTTTCCTGGAGATGTGGTATGTCACCGTCATCAGCCCCAGGATGCTGGGAGACTTCCTCAGCCACAGCAAGACCATTTCCTTCAATGGCTGCATGACTCAGCTTTACTTCTTTGTGACCTTTGTCTGCACCGAGTACATCCTCCTCGCCGTCATGGCCTTTGACCGCTACGTAGCCATATGCAATCCACTTCGGTACCCCGTCATCATGACCAACCAGCTTTGTGGCACACTGGCTGGGGGATGCTGGTTCTGTGGACTTATAACTGCCATGATTAAGATGGTTTTCATAGCTCGACTCCACTACTGTGGCACGCCTTATATCAATCACTACTTCTGTGATATTTCTCCCCTTCTCAATGTCTCCTGTGAGGACTCCTCACGGGCTGAGCTAGTGGACTTCTTCCTGGCCCTCATGGTCATTGCTGTTCCCCTTTGTGTAGTGGTAGCATCTTACACCACCATTCTCACCACCATCCTCAGGATCCCTTCTGCTCAGGGACGTCAAAAGGCATTTTCCACCTGTGCCTCTCACCTGACAGTTGTAATTCTCTTCTATTCCACGACCCTGTTCACTTACACCCGCCCTAAGCTTATGTATGCCTACAGTTCCAACAAGTTGGTGTCTGTGCTCTACACTGTCATTGTCCCACTCCTCAACCCCATTATTTACTGCCTGAGAAACCGTGAAGTAAAGGCAGCACTCAAGAAGACCATACTTTGCAAAAGAAGGGGACCCAGGGAAGATGGGGCTTgggttaattaa
- the LOC102506526 gene encoding LOW QUALITY PROTEIN: olfactory receptor 10R2-like (The sequence of the model RefSeq protein was modified relative to this genomic sequence to represent the inferred CDS: inserted 1 base in 1 codon), whose product MRVCHIYFSFPNLQQPSASNELLGNLGFIRCQLIANINPGDQVNLTNLSSVAEFLLLAFSSLGEIQLTLFAVLLCLYVIILSGNITMVTVVHLDRSLHLHMYCILGILSIPETCCTFVVLPKLLINLLFLLRTVSFMNCATQLFFSLGFAVTNCMLLGVMGYDCYAAIHHPLRYSVLMSWQVCGQPAAIVLXTGFLFSLIGSLLVFELPFCGPNKINHYFCDISPVIWLVCTGTYINESVIFIGGILALTVLLTFICISYGFIARTILRIPSCHCIYKHTCTTTILIFLFIPVTVGIVLIVIKVKSNW is encoded by the exons ATGCGGGTTTGCCACATTTACTTCTCTTTTCCTAATTTGCAACAGCCTTCAGCTTCTAATGAGCTACTAGGCAACCTGGGATTCATTCGTTGCCAACTAATTGCCAAT ATCAATCCTGGGGACCAAGTCAACCTAACTAATCTCTCCTCTGTCGCAGAGTTCCTGTTGTTGGCATTCTCCAGCCTTGGAGAAATCCAGCTCACGCTCTTTGCTGTTCTTCTGTGCTTATATGTGATTATCCTGAGTGGGAACATCACCATGGTCACTGTCGTCCACCTGGATCGCAGCCTCCACTTACACATGTACTGCATCCTAGGGATTCTTTCCATCCCTGAGACGTGTTGCACCTTTGTTGTCCTGCCCAAGCTGCTCATAAACCTGTTGTTTCTGCTCAGAACAGTCTCATTTATGAACTGTGCCACTCAGCTGTTTTTCTCCCTCGGTTTTGCTGTCACTAATTGCATGCTACTGGGTGTCATGGGCTACGACTGCTATGCTGCCATCCATCATCCACTTCGCTACTCTGTCCTTATGAGCTGGCAGGTATGTGGACAACCGGCAGCCATCGTGC TGACTGGTTTTTTGTTCTCACTGATAGGCTCCCTCTTAGTCTTTGAACTACCTTTCTGTGGCCCCAACAAGATCAACCACTACTTCTGTGACATCTCACCAGTTATCTGGCTTGTCTGTACCGGTACCTACATAAATGAATCGGTCATCTTCATTGGTGGAATTCTAGCACTCACGGTCCTCCTGACTTTTATTTGCATCTCGTATGGCTTCATTGCTCGTACCATCCTGAGGATCCCATCTTGTCATTGTATTTACAAACATACTTGTACGACAactattctaatatttttattcattcctgTAACAGTAGGAATAGTCCTAATTgtaataaaagtgaaaagtaaTTGGTAA